The proteins below are encoded in one region of Segatella copri:
- the pglX gene encoding BREX-1 system adenine-specific DNA-methyltransferase PglX, which translates to MPTFKLILALTEKYHALVMNPPYMGAGHMDEVLLSYAKANYQNTSNDLGAVFMEVAFEAIKENGKFGMINQAAWFFKPTYKAYRIDIISSDSYNLESALYLGPNTFPELKGEVVQSVTFIASKSNKQSTIFYHLKNGATSEIKCNMFIHKDCRIFIEKLNEFSNFNGCQFGFWIDSNVQKTFKESPISKFGDAKQGLKTGDNTYFIKTWFEVSKLKLNAKWFPVETGGNFRKWYGNGINVLNWENDGEELKNFKDGNGKLRSRPQGLQYSFKDGITWSTSAGDKPSFRYSDRRFLFESSGSKFFLKDTENNLDVFCAYFNSYVVKSFINMLSPGLGVSEGAIKSLPFIDDKNIHTYKAHQNIAISKSDWDAHETSWDFQRNELLSIDTSTYMENIDYKMEKHFEETGEHISISPAAPQLGSLEWRMEQYKTKWERKFMQLHKNEEELNRQFIDIYGLQDELTPNVPLKEITILQQGEIDVTDNGITWNEDAMTKQLISYAVGCMLGRYRLDKPGLHIAHPNPTDEEIAPYEYKGEQWEIDDDGIMPLMPNDCGFSDNASSRFADFIRVALGNEEHVENLNYVERCLGKPLEQYFVKDFWKDHKKMYQNRPIYWLFSSKKGAFQVIAYMHRMNAYTAERVRSKYLLPYIEHLEAEIDKLDARRAELSTKETKQLQILQKQLDECREYHERLQVVAEQAISFDLDDGVVVNYAKFGNILQKIK; encoded by the coding sequence ATGCCAACATTCAAACTGATTCTTGCTTTGACGGAGAAGTATCATGCGCTGGTTATGAATCCGCCTTATATGGGAGCAGGACATATGGACGAAGTACTATTGTCATACGCTAAAGCAAACTATCAAAATACATCTAATGATCTTGGAGCAGTTTTTATGGAGGTTGCTTTTGAAGCAATTAAGGAAAATGGAAAATTTGGAATGATAAATCAGGCTGCATGGTTTTTCAAACCAACATATAAAGCTTACCGTATTGATATTATTAGTTCAGATTCATACAATCTAGAAAGCGCATTATATCTTGGTCCAAATACCTTTCCAGAGCTAAAAGGGGAAGTAGTACAGTCTGTAACTTTCATTGCTTCTAAAAGTAATAAGCAGTCTACTATTTTCTATCATTTGAAAAATGGGGCGACAAGTGAAATAAAATGCAATATGTTTATTCATAAAGATTGCAGAATTTTCATAGAGAAGTTAAACGAATTTTCTAATTTTAATGGTTGCCAATTTGGATTTTGGATAGATTCTAATGTACAGAAGACTTTTAAAGAATCCCCAATTTCTAAATTTGGAGATGCAAAACAAGGCCTAAAAACAGGAGACAATACATATTTTATAAAAACATGGTTTGAGGTATCTAAGTTAAAATTAAACGCCAAATGGTTTCCTGTAGAAACAGGTGGAAACTTTAGAAAATGGTATGGCAATGGAATTAATGTATTGAATTGGGAAAATGACGGAGAAGAATTGAAAAATTTCAAAGATGGAAATGGCAAATTACGTTCTCGTCCACAAGGATTACAATATTCATTTAAAGATGGCATAACTTGGTCTACTTCCGCAGGTGACAAACCTTCTTTTAGATATTCAGACAGAAGATTTCTTTTTGAAAGTTCTGGTTCGAAATTCTTTTTAAAAGATACAGAGAACAATCTTGATGTCTTTTGTGCATATTTTAACTCGTATGTTGTTAAGAGTTTTATCAATATGTTATCTCCTGGACTAGGTGTTTCTGAAGGTGCTATTAAATCTTTACCATTTATAGACGACAAAAATATTCATACATATAAGGCTCACCAAAACATCGCCATCAGCAAATCCGACTGGGACGCCCACGAAACCTCTTGGGATTTCCAACGCAACGAGCTCTTATCCATCGATACCTCCACCTACATGGAGAACATCGATTATAAGATGGAGAAGCATTTCGAGGAGACGGGCGAACATATCAGCATCTCCCCTGCTGCCCCACAGTTAGGCAGTCTGGAATGGCGCATGGAGCAATACAAGACGAAGTGGGAGCGCAAGTTTATGCAGCTACATAAGAACGAGGAAGAGCTCAACCGCCAGTTCATCGACATCTATGGCCTGCAAGATGAGTTGACTCCTAACGTTCCACTGAAGGAAATCACTATCCTTCAGCAGGGAGAGATTGATGTAACAGATAATGGTATTACCTGGAACGAGGATGCAATGACCAAGCAGCTCATCAGCTATGCTGTGGGCTGCATGCTCGGACGTTATCGTCTCGACAAGCCGGGACTCCACATCGCCCACCCTAACCCAACCGATGAGGAGATTGCCCCTTACGAATACAAGGGTGAACAGTGGGAAATAGACGACGACGGCATCATGCCGCTCATGCCAAACGACTGTGGCTTCTCTGACAACGCCTCATCCCGCTTTGCCGACTTCATCCGTGTGGCTTTGGGCAACGAGGAGCATGTGGAGAACCTGAACTACGTGGAGAGGTGCCTGGGCAAGCCGCTGGAGCAATATTTCGTAAAGGACTTCTGGAAAGATCACAAGAAGATGTATCAGAACCGCCCTATCTACTGGCTTTTCTCATCCAAGAAGGGCGCCTTCCAGGTCATTGCCTACATGCATCGCATGAATGCCTACACCGCAGAACGAGTGCGCTCGAAGTATCTCCTCCCTTACATCGAACACCTGGAGGCTGAAATCGACAAGCTCGATGCCCGCCGTGCCGAACTCTCCACCAAGGAGACCAAGCAGCTGCAGATCCTTCAGAAGCAACTCGACGAGTGCCGTGAGTATCATGAGCGCCTACAGGTAGTTGCCGAGCAAGCCATCAGCTTCGACCTTGATGACGGTGTTGTTGTCAACTACGCCAAGTTCGGTAATATATTACAGAAAATTAAATAG
- a CDS encoding SIR2 family protein codes for MDNQQIANLLNIQRASRENRLVIFVGAGVSMNSSVPSWNQLTNRMKAELPNEFSEETDALKIAQIYKDSRGHKEYMDKVKDILLYNKAVPNPLHKSILALNPCHIITTNYDDLIEQELSKDFLQYHIIREDKDIPQMTYPNTLVKMHGDYVTDNIVLTEDDYYNYKENFPLTRAFVQSLFASKLILFVGFSFADLNLKFILNELKNILSDKMQRPYLLSCDEPSYATKLYFVKKGVNIVYISEADVDLLNDGKYQSKDLSGIGLHTDKLLYAIKNYSAIPQDNLALYLYNRIVPYMSEMRSFGDGLQYFFPKMKLHRKAHSSGLRTFTEYFKQLAKDLATNEAKRKFLRENPAINLRTLMKLAYYNYLFEIDGLTILDAKLIENIKEFKASTLDYIHQFDSAKVNQIVKKLRVRRITYTIEDLELPYILYTLGDAYSAYKFYGDLLTEYWNKKKYILYFICRHNMWAIRYCVCNQLWHNDKYDEGKEIELASSTNLDTILAKLPIESEVKMILQDMISYRSIGDRTLHTVHLKEEIYQQRKNAENGGGSINSFIPNLMSQFYRESLFSWANFIIWDNNAYFKQLSENNALGILNSFATPSSSMFGGYGQNTRICALDAFMLESLIFSIDHKRLREIIKGYDIKTLSFSQKGVNYITSCLDGLLEKTENMFVDEKLFFAPLNNLLLIISKAKDERIDSVKIYDVVVKYLNNQYYNRQFESDILMQIICNYAPNVHRKKELIIKLLDFTDSYQQYLNCIIFLSKELYDEHQIIDSFSSNHFANKENIGTEMSYLYPILQGEIQEKVLNFSLEKINNLYDYIYFINKNNIKTYSVGKFRELLELMKFSAITYSTYYILAELRKKDIFQELHQYIDESTLLDKECIRFFLAPFEYDNEKNVEVPWILSFDEDNRQMLFKKEVYKNKLKQYICDPLVQEGEKLQLLKYL; via the coding sequence ATGGACAATCAGCAAATTGCAAATTTATTAAATATCCAAAGAGCAAGTCGTGAAAATCGATTGGTAATCTTTGTTGGTGCTGGAGTTTCTATGAACTCCAGCGTTCCTTCATGGAATCAACTGACCAATAGAATGAAGGCTGAGTTACCAAATGAGTTCTCGGAAGAAACTGACGCACTTAAAATTGCTCAGATTTATAAAGATTCCCGCGGACATAAGGAGTATATGGATAAAGTGAAAGATATTTTACTTTATAACAAAGCTGTACCAAATCCATTACATAAAAGTATATTAGCACTGAATCCATGTCATATAATTACAACAAACTATGACGACTTGATAGAGCAAGAACTTTCCAAGGATTTTTTACAGTATCATATAATACGAGAGGATAAGGACATACCACAAATGACATATCCTAATACTCTTGTAAAGATGCATGGGGATTATGTTACAGATAACATAGTACTCACAGAAGATGATTACTATAATTATAAGGAAAATTTTCCATTAACAAGGGCGTTTGTACAATCTTTGTTTGCAAGTAAATTGATATTATTTGTAGGTTTCTCTTTTGCAGATTTAAATCTTAAGTTTATTCTTAATGAACTTAAAAATATTCTTTCAGATAAAATGCAAAGACCATACCTGCTATCGTGTGATGAGCCAAGCTATGCGACAAAACTTTATTTTGTAAAGAAAGGTGTTAATATAGTTTATATTTCTGAAGCTGATGTTGATTTGCTTAATGATGGAAAATACCAAAGCAAAGATTTAAGCGGAATAGGATTGCATACAGACAAACTTTTGTATGCAATCAAAAACTATAGTGCCATACCACAAGATAATTTGGCTTTATATCTCTATAATCGTATTGTACCATATATGAGTGAAATGCGCTCTTTTGGGGATGGGCTTCAATACTTTTTCCCGAAAATGAAATTACACAGGAAGGCTCATTCTTCTGGTCTGCGAACATTTACTGAATATTTTAAGCAACTTGCAAAGGATTTAGCAACAAATGAAGCTAAAAGAAAATTTCTTAGAGAAAATCCCGCAATCAATTTGCGAACTCTTATGAAATTAGCGTATTATAACTATCTATTTGAAATAGATGGGCTTACCATTCTTGATGCAAAATTAATAGAGAATATAAAAGAATTCAAAGCCTCAACTCTTGATTATATCCATCAATTTGATTCTGCAAAAGTCAATCAGATTGTTAAAAAATTAAGAGTTAGACGGATTACTTACACTATAGAAGATTTAGAACTACCATACATATTATATACTCTTGGTGATGCTTATAGCGCCTATAAATTTTATGGTGATTTGCTTACAGAATACTGGAATAAAAAGAAATACATCTTATATTTCATTTGCAGACATAATATGTGGGCAATTCGCTATTGTGTGTGTAACCAATTATGGCATAATGATAAGTATGATGAAGGTAAGGAAATAGAGTTGGCATCAAGCACAAATCTTGACACTATATTAGCTAAACTGCCTATAGAGTCTGAGGTTAAAATGATACTTCAAGATATGATTTCTTATAGGTCAATAGGAGACCGTACTCTTCATACAGTACATCTAAAAGAAGAAATTTATCAACAAAGAAAAAATGCAGAGAATGGTGGAGGTTCTATAAATAGCTTCATTCCAAATCTGATGTCTCAATTTTATAGGGAATCTTTGTTCTCATGGGCAAATTTCATTATATGGGACAATAACGCATATTTTAAGCAACTTAGTGAAAACAATGCTCTAGGCATATTGAATAGTTTCGCCACACCTTCTTCATCTATGTTTGGAGGGTATGGGCAAAATACCCGTATATGTGCACTTGATGCTTTTATGCTGGAATCATTAATATTTAGCATAGATCATAAAAGGTTAAGAGAAATTATAAAGGGCTATGATATAAAAACGTTGTCATTTAGTCAAAAAGGCGTGAATTATATTACTTCATGTCTTGATGGTTTATTAGAGAAAACAGAAAATATGTTTGTTGACGAAAAGTTGTTTTTCGCTCCGCTGAACAACCTTTTGTTAATAATAAGTAAAGCTAAAGACGAACGAATTGATTCTGTAAAAATATACGATGTAGTAGTTAAATATTTGAACAATCAGTATTATAATAGACAATTTGAAAGCGACATTCTTATGCAAATTATTTGCAATTATGCCCCTAATGTTCATAGAAAAAAGGAGTTAATTATCAAGCTTCTTGATTTCACAGATAGCTACCAACAGTATCTAAATTGCATTATCTTTTTGTCTAAAGAACTATATGATGAGCATCAAATAATAGATAGCTTTAGCTCCAATCATTTTGCAAACAAGGAAAATATTGGCACAGAGATGAGCTACTTATACCCTATTTTACAAGGTGAGATACAAGAAAAAGTTTTAAATTTTTCTTTAGAAAAAATAAACAACTTGTATGACTACATATATTTCATCAACAAGAATAACATTAAAACCTACTCTGTAGGGAAATTTAGAGAATTACTGGAGCTAATGAAATTCTCTGCAATTACTTATAGTACATACTATATTCTTGCTGAGTTACGAAAAAAAGACATATTTCAGGAGCTTCATCAATATATAGATGAGTCCACACTATTAGATAAGGAATGCATAAGATTCTTTTTAGCACCCTTTGAGTATGATAATGAGAAAAATGTAGAAGTCCCCTGGATTCTATCTTTTGATGAAGACAACCGTCAAATGTTGTTTAAAAAGGAAGTATACAAGAACAAACTGAAACAGTATATTTGTGACCCACTGGTTCAAGAGGGCGAGAAACTACAATTATTGAAGTATTTATAA